From Carya illinoinensis cultivar Pawnee chromosome 5, C.illinoinensisPawnee_v1, whole genome shotgun sequence, one genomic window encodes:
- the LOC122310050 gene encoding LRR receptor-like serine/threonine-protein kinase ER2, with protein MDGSFANKVIIFLWFIALTFCPSAWVEAGCSKEQNRALLEIRNSTDGLAFDDFDGSHCCHSRHSIWCDKDHGKVTSMVLNIDSMKVPSITWHPNVTLFTLFNELEVLDLSSMNIGGELQAFCELKRLKYLRKLYLGNNRLEGNIPSCLERFEDLDLSHNRLQGHVPSSIFSNQSKITKFKVSGNSLKGVLSFSIFANASNLKLLDLSSNELEVEIESASWLPNFQLGSLNLASCSLNKKNGHVVPTFISTQHLLYLLDFSDTSLEGNIPCQLLFNMNITDLYLSGNKIDGSFLDYSTNETSPIKWLDISDNHIKGSLPKNIGYLLPSLRSIDMSSNALEGNIPQSIGRPPLHLIDLSHNMLSGTMSLTKTSTRLILLDLSNNKLQGQMLPKDANMTMLRALHLSSNNFKGVISPTILNSPNLLILDVRANHLSDNSLTGSIPISFRNLKSMESFDLSHNKLRGIIPSELVGLTSLSVFSVAYNDLSGKIPFENQFSTFTSQCYEGNPELCGDPLPKKMLNRRTWRKRRN; from the exons ATGGACGGTTCTTTTGCCAATAAGGTCATCATCTTCCTTTGGTTTATAGCTCTCACCTTTTGCCCATCCGCTTGGGTTGAAGCTGGATGCAGCAAAGAACAGAACAGAGCTCTGTTGGAGATCAGAAACTCTACAGATGGTCTAGCATTCGACGATTTTGACGGGAGTCATTGTTGTCATTCACGTCATAGTATCTGGTGTGACAAAGATCATGGAAAAGTTACCAGTATGGTTCTAAACATCGACAGCATGAAGGTGCCGTCAATCACATGGCATCCGAATGTGACTTTGTTCACCTTATTCAATGAACTGGAGGTTCTTGATCTTAGCAGCATGAACATCGGAGGAGAGCTTCAAG CTTTTTGTGAACTGAAGCGATTAAAATATCTAAGGAAGTTGTACCTTGGGAATAATAGATTGGAAGGTAATATTCCCTCTTGTCTTGAGAGGTTTGAAGACCTTGATCTATCGCATAATCGCTTGCAGGGCCATGTACCTTCATCGATTTTCTCTAACCAGAGCAAGATTACAAAATTTAAAGTCTCTGGTAATAGTTTAAAAGGGGTGTTGTCATTTTCCATATTTGCCAATGCTTCTAATCTTAAATTACTCGATCTCTCAAGCAACGAGTTGGAAGTTGAAATAGAGTCTGCCTCCTGGTTGCCCAACTTTCAACTAGGATCTCTGAACTTGGCAAGCTGCAGCCTCAACAAGAAGAATGGCCACGTTGTCCCAACCTTCATATCCACCCAACATTTATTGTATTTGCTAGACTTTTCTGACACCTCATTAGAAGGAAACATACCTTGTCAACTACTTTTCAACATGAATATCACAGATTTGTACTTGAGTGGCAACAAAATTGATGGTTCTTTCCTTGACTACTCTACTAATGAAACGTCACCAATTAAGTGGTTGGACATATCTGATAATCATATCAAAGGCTCTCTTCCAAAGAATATTGGATATCTTCTTCCAAGCTTAAGGTCCATTGACATGTCCTCAAATGCATTAGAAGGCAACATTCCTCAGTCCATTGGTCGTCCACCTCTCCATTTGATAGACCTTTCTCATAACATGCTCTCAGGAACAATGAGTTTGACTAAAACTAGCACGCGACTCATATTGCTTGATTTATCAAACAACAAATTGCAAGGACAAATGCTACCAAAGGACGCGAACATGACAATGTTGAGGGCCTTGCATCTGAGCAGCAATAACTTCAAAGGAGTAATCTCCCCCACCATCTTAAACAGTCCAAATTTACTAATCCTAGATGTTCGAGCTAATCACTTGTCGG ATAACTCTCTAACAGGTTCCATTCCAATCTCTTTTCGAAACTTGAAAAGCATGGAGAGTTTTGATCTTTCTCACAATAAGTTGAGAGGGATAATCCCTTCTGAATTGGTTGGACTCACTTCTCTATCTGTATTTAGTGTTGCCTACAACGATTTGTCTGGAAAAATCCCATTTGAGAATCAATTCTCAACTTTCACAAGCCAATGCTATGAGGGTAATCCTGAACTCTGTGGAGACCCCCTGCCCAAGAAAATGCTCAACCGCAGAACCTGGAGGAAAAGAAGGAATTAG
- the LOC122308824 gene encoding protein CASPARIAN STRIP INTEGRITY FACTOR 2-like, with amino-acid sequence MGLIILLKQFSLLFLILASVLLSTCLAVRQSMPVIELAKDADALLNEGIPHEDLDIISVHERLLRANTKDYGKYDPAPALVKPPFKLIPN; translated from the exons ATGGGTCTGATCATTCTTCTCAAGCAATTCAGTCTCCTCTTCCTCATTTTGGCATCAGTACTCTTATCAACTTGTCTCGCAG TCCGACAGTCCATGCCCGTCATTGAGTTGGCTAAAGATGCGGATGCACTACTTAATGAG GGAATACCACATGAAGATCTGGACATAATTTCTGTTCATGAAAGGCTTCTTAGGGCCAACACCAAAGACTATGGAAAATACGATCCAGCACCAGCTCTTGTTAAGCCTCCTTTCAAACTCATACCCAACTGA
- the LOC122308825 gene encoding protein CASPARIAN STRIP INTEGRITY FACTOR 1-like, translated as MGLIILLKKFSLLFLILASVLLSTCLAVRQFMPVSELAKEADALLNEGIPHEDLDIISVHERLLGANTKDYGKYDRAPALVKPPFKLIPN; from the exons ATGGGTCTGATCATTCTTCTCAAGAAATTCAGTCTCCTCTTCCTCATTTTGGCATCAGTACTCTTATCAACTTGTCTCGCAG TCCGACAGTTCATGCCCGTCAGTGAGTTGGCTAAAGAAGCGGATGCACTACTTAATGAG GGAATACCGCATGAAGATCTGGACATAATTTCTGTCCACGAAAGGCTTCTTGGGGCCAACACCAAGGACTATGGAAAATACGATCGAGCACCAGCTCTTGTTAAGCCTCCTTTCAAACTCATACCCAACTGA